From Novosphingobium decolorationis, one genomic window encodes:
- the ung gene encoding uracil-DNA glycosylase, producing MSGSDSHAGAEGAEAVPESWRAALAPVLEAPEARRLGAWLHAEEAGGKTIYPPRGSRLRALELTPLDAVKVVILGQDPYHGPGQAHGLAFSVQRGVRVPPSLVNIYKELASDCGVTAPGHGNLEGWARQGVLLLNNALTVEAGQAGSHQKRGWEAITDAAVAAVAGRREPCVFLLWGSHAQKKAQRVPGLMQSQHLILQAPHPSPLSAHRGFLGCGHFSRTNAFLEENGRQPIDWGCV from the coding sequence ATGAGCGGATCGGACAGCCACGCCGGTGCCGAAGGCGCCGAGGCGGTGCCGGAAAGCTGGCGCGCCGCGCTTGCCCCGGTTCTGGAAGCTCCCGAGGCGCGCCGTCTGGGCGCCTGGCTGCATGCCGAGGAGGCGGGTGGCAAGACCATCTATCCCCCGCGCGGCAGCCGCCTGCGCGCATTGGAACTGACCCCGCTCGATGCGGTCAAGGTCGTGATCCTGGGGCAGGACCCTTATCACGGTCCGGGACAGGCGCACGGGCTGGCCTTTTCGGTGCAGAGGGGCGTGCGCGTGCCCCCCTCGCTGGTCAACATCTACAAGGAACTGGCTAGCGACTGCGGTGTGACGGCGCCCGGGCACGGCAACCTTGAAGGCTGGGCTCGCCAGGGTGTGCTGCTCCTCAACAACGCCCTGACGGTCGAGGCGGGGCAGGCCGGTTCGCACCAGAAGCGGGGTTGGGAGGCGATCACCGATGCCGCCGTGGCCGCGGTTGCGGGGCGGCGCGAGCCGTGCGTGTTCCTGCTGTGGGGTTCGCATGCGCAGAAGAAGGCGCAGCGGGTGCCGGGGCTCATGCAAAGTCAGCACCTCATCCTGCAGGCGCCGCATCCCAGTCCGCTCTCGGCGCACCGCGGGTTCCTGGGATGCGGGCATTTCAGCCGTACCAACGCCTTTCTGGAAGAGAACGGGCGTCAGCCGATCGATTGGGGCTGCGTCTGA
- a CDS encoding ribonuclease D: protein MAVYLHEEDLPEGVLAPGPVAVDTETMGLITRRDRLCVVQISDGGGDEHLVRFAPGSDYAAPNLKAVLADPARLKLYHFARFDLAAMEHYMGVMAAPVFCTKIASKLVRTYTDRHGLKDLVRELLGKEVSKQQQSSDWGAPDLSDPQKEYAASDVRHLHAMHTILVERLAREGRTEMAQACFDFLPARARLDLAGWPDHDIFSHQAA from the coding sequence ATGGCTGTCTATCTCCACGAAGAAGATCTCCCCGAGGGCGTCCTGGCGCCGGGGCCCGTTGCCGTCGACACCGAGACGATGGGACTCATCACCCGCCGCGACCGCCTGTGCGTGGTCCAGATTTCCGATGGCGGAGGCGATGAGCATCTCGTCCGCTTCGCGCCGGGCAGCGACTATGCCGCGCCCAACCTGAAGGCGGTGCTGGCCGATCCGGCGCGCCTCAAGCTCTACCATTTCGCGCGCTTCGACCTCGCCGCGATGGAGCACTACATGGGCGTGATGGCTGCGCCTGTGTTCTGCACCAAGATCGCGAGCAAGCTGGTGCGCACCTACACCGACCGCCACGGCCTCAAGGACCTGGTGCGCGAACTTCTCGGCAAGGAAGTGTCCAAGCAGCAGCAGTCGAGCGACTGGGGTGCGCCGGACCTGTCCGACCCGCAGAAGGAATATGCAGCCTCCGACGTTCGTCACCTCCACGCGATGCACACCATCCTGGTCGAGCGCCTCGCCCGCGAGGGCCGCACCGAGATGGCCCAGGCCTGCTTCGATTTCCTTCCCGCCCGCGCGCGTCTCGACCTCGCCGGGTGGCCTGACCACGACATTTTCAGCCACCAAGCGGCCTGA
- a CDS encoding LptA/OstA family protein → MTSVRLPSLALRSALALALLATGGLVASQRIGAQALEGHNTDAPVDFSADKIELQDREDRVVLTGNVDIRQAGLTLKAARTVVNFTNADRLEVQRITATGGVRVTRRDEVATGDVAVYDFNKRIITMVGNASLKRGSTDTLRGGRFVVDLKTGVSSASGGRVKGTFNVPKSSN, encoded by the coding sequence ATGACGTCCGTTCGCCTGCCCTCCCTTGCGCTGCGTTCGGCCCTTGCCCTCGCGCTCCTGGCAACTGGCGGCCTTGTCGCCTCCCAGCGGATCGGGGCGCAGGCCCTCGAAGGCCACAACACCGACGCCCCTGTCGACTTCTCGGCCGACAAGATCGAGCTGCAGGACCGGGAGGACCGCGTCGTGCTCACCGGCAATGTCGACATCCGCCAGGCCGGCCTGACGCTGAAGGCCGCGCGCACCGTGGTCAATTTCACCAACGCCGACCGCCTCGAGGTCCAGCGCATCACCGCAACCGGCGGTGTACGTGTGACCCGGCGCGACGAAGTCGCCACCGGCGACGTGGCCGTCTACGACTTCAACAAACGCATCATCACCATGGTCGGCAACGCCTCGCTCAAACGCGGCAGCACCGATACGCTGCGCGGCGGTCGTTTCGTGGTCGATCTCAAGACCGGCGTCTCCTCGGCCTCGGGCGGGCGCGTCAAGGGCACCTTCAACGTACCCAAATCCTCCAACTGA
- a CDS encoding LPS export ABC transporter periplasmic protein LptC — protein MSEEARQIRNRRRHLAAPGGSHDRLVGFLIKALPAAIGVVAAVMILVPLSPRGEVSFLLDRNKVEVTENRLSVDDAAYSGKDDRGRAFTVTAGTAVQESAASPIVEMFDLAAQLALSDGPGKIVAPRGRYNYDEDLLDVDGPVDFAASDGYHMTANNVSVDIASKLAHGSGGVEGRVPSGTFKAETMQADLEARTVTLEGNAKLRMTPGSKLEIPQ, from the coding sequence ATGTCTGAGGAAGCCAGACAGATCCGCAACCGCCGCCGGCACCTTGCCGCGCCCGGCGGCTCGCACGACCGCCTGGTGGGTTTCCTGATAAAGGCCCTGCCGGCCGCGATCGGCGTGGTCGCTGCGGTGATGATCCTCGTGCCCCTCAGCCCGCGCGGCGAAGTCAGCTTCCTGCTTGATCGCAACAAGGTCGAGGTCACCGAAAACCGCCTCTCGGTCGACGACGCCGCCTACAGCGGCAAAGACGACCGGGGGCGCGCCTTCACCGTCACGGCAGGCACGGCCGTTCAGGAAAGCGCGGCCAGTCCCATCGTCGAGATGTTCGACCTCGCCGCCCAGCTTGCACTCAGCGACGGGCCCGGCAAGATCGTCGCCCCGCGCGGGCGCTACAACTACGACGAGGACCTGCTCGACGTCGATGGACCTGTCGATTTCGCCGCGAGCGATGGCTACCACATGACCGCGAACAACGTCTCGGTCGATATCGCATCCAAGCTCGCCCATGGCTCCGGCGGCGTCGAAGGTCGGGTGCCCAGCGGCACCTTCAAGGCCGAGACCATGCAGGCCGACCTCGAAGCGCGCACCGTAACCCTTGAAGGCAATGCCAAGCTGCGGATGACCCCCGGCAGCAAGCTGGAGATACCCCAATGA
- a CDS encoding catalase gives MADKPTLTTSAGAPVPSNENSLTAGTRGPVLMQDYQLLEKLAHQNRERIPERTVHAKGWGLQGTFTVTKDITKYTCAKMFSEVGKQTEVLSRWSTVAGEAGAADAERDVRGFSLKFYTEDGNWDMVGNNTPVFFVRDAYKFPDFIHTQKRHPRTNLRSPEAMFDFWAAQPESVHQVTILMSDRGIPKNPMHMNGYGSHTFSMWNAAGERFWVKFHFKTQQGHKFYTNAEAEKLIGKTRESYQEDLYNAVEKGEYPKWTLYIQVMPEEDALKTPYNPFDLTKVWPHGDYPLIEVGVLEMNQNPDNYFQMVENAAFSPSNIVPGISFSPDKMLQARVFSYADAHRYRLGTHYEALPANAAKAAKVNHYHKDGAMRFFTNDFGNPDAYYEPNQYDGPVADAGAQEPPLRIDGDMDRYGNPQEMDDFTQPRALYEMFTDEQKQRLYTNYAQAMGPCSKGVKERWFAVLEKVHPDYAAGVRKACEELDSDVNAVPITSETATDAEEVNTAPDTVKAHAE, from the coding sequence ATGGCCGACAAGCCCACCCTGACCACCAGCGCCGGTGCCCCTGTTCCTTCCAACGAGAACTCGCTGACCGCGGGCACGCGCGGGCCGGTGCTGATGCAGGACTACCAGCTCCTGGAGAAGCTCGCCCACCAGAACCGCGAGCGCATCCCCGAGCGCACTGTCCACGCCAAGGGCTGGGGCCTGCAGGGCACTTTCACGGTGACCAAGGACATCACGAAGTACACCTGCGCGAAGATGTTTTCCGAGGTGGGAAAGCAGACCGAGGTGCTTTCACGCTGGTCGACCGTCGCGGGTGAGGCGGGCGCGGCCGATGCCGAACGCGACGTGCGCGGCTTCTCCCTCAAGTTCTACACCGAGGACGGCAACTGGGACATGGTGGGCAACAACACGCCGGTCTTCTTCGTGCGCGATGCCTACAAGTTCCCGGACTTCATCCACACGCAGAAGCGCCATCCGCGCACCAACCTGCGCAGCCCCGAGGCCATGTTCGACTTCTGGGCCGCCCAGCCCGAGAGCGTGCACCAGGTGACGATCCTGATGTCGGACCGCGGCATCCCCAAGAACCCGATGCACATGAACGGCTATGGCAGCCACACCTTCTCGATGTGGAACGCGGCTGGCGAACGCTTCTGGGTGAAGTTCCACTTCAAGACCCAGCAGGGACACAAGTTCTACACCAACGCCGAGGCCGAGAAGCTGATCGGAAAGACGCGCGAATCCTATCAGGAGGACCTCTACAACGCGGTCGAGAAGGGCGAGTACCCCAAGTGGACGCTCTACATCCAGGTCATGCCCGAGGAAGACGCGCTCAAGACGCCCTACAACCCCTTCGACCTCACCAAGGTCTGGCCCCACGGCGACTACCCGCTGATCGAGGTGGGCGTCCTGGAGATGAACCAGAACCCGGACAACTACTTCCAGATGGTCGAGAACGCGGCGTTCAGCCCCTCGAACATCGTGCCGGGGATCTCGTTCTCGCCCGACAAGATGCTGCAGGCACGCGTGTTCTCCTATGCCGATGCGCACCGCTACCGCCTTGGCACGCACTACGAGGCGCTGCCCGCCAACGCCGCCAAGGCCGCCAAGGTGAATCATTATCACAAGGACGGCGCGATGCGCTTCTTCACCAACGACTTCGGCAACCCGGACGCCTACTACGAGCCCAACCAGTACGATGGGCCGGTCGCCGATGCGGGCGCGCAGGAGCCGCCGCTGCGGATCGACGGGGACATGGATCGCTATGGCAACCCGCAGGAGATGGACGACTTCACGCAGCCCCGCGCGCTCTATGAGATGTTCACCGACGAGCAGAAGCAGCGCCTCTACACCAACTACGCGCAGGCCATGGGGCCGTGCTCGAAGGGCGTGAAGGAACGCTGGTTCGCGGTCCTGGAGAAGGTCCACCCCGACTATGCGGCCGGCGTGCGCAAGGCCTGCGAGGAACTCGACAGCGACGTGAACGCAGTGCCGATCACGAGCGAGACCGCGACCGACGCCGAAGAGGTGAATACGGCGCCCGACACCGTGAAGGCGCACGCGGAGTAA